DNA from Cutibacterium acnes:
AGCAACCAAGCCCGCCCGCCAAGAGTCAATTTTCGATACCAGCGATCTGACCACAACTGCGATCGACAGCGAGACTGTCCTCAACGACCTACGCGGCAAACGATGACTCGTTGGTATCTCGACATCTCAGCCACTGCCTTCGACCTCCAAGTCAATGCACTAGCCATCTACGACCAGCGGTTGCAATCAGCGGCACGCGACTGCGGCCTGACGGTCGTCGCACCTTCCTGAGACGGAACGCCGAGTAGTGGCCGAAGCTGTGATAGGCGGAAATGCATGGCTAGCGCGCCGGATAGGGTGGACCTATGACCGCATCCTTCCAGGACCGGGACCCCGACGTCCGCCCAGCTGATGACCTCTTCCGCCACGTCAACGGGTCGTGGCTATCAACAACGACCATCCCCAACGATCAGGCGAGCACCGGATCGTTCCGGGTATTGCGTGACAACTCCGAGGCCGCCGTTCACGACATCCTTGAGGAACTGACCTCCGGCGACGCCCACGAGTTGCGGCAAGCGGCCAGCGCGTCAACTGACCACGAAGTCAACCTTATGGCCGAGCTGTACCGCCGATTCATGGACTCTGCCGCCGTCGAAGCCGTCGGCACGATCCCCTTGACGCCGATCTTGGCACGCATCGATCGCGTGACAACGATATCGGAGTTCATGACATTGCTAGGCCAGCACTACCGCGAATCCCTCGGCGCCTTGTTCTACCTTGCCGAGGAGTCGGATCCCGCCGATCCCACTCGTTACGTACCGTGGATGGGTCAGGCTGGACTAGGCCTGCCCGACGAGGCCTATTACCGTGACGACGACAAGGCTGAGGTCCGCGAGGCGTATGTGAGCCACGTCACCCGGATGCTCACCCTGGCCGGGCTGGACAACGCCGCCGACCAGGCTCAGGCCGTCATGGATCTAGAAACCGAAATCGCGTCCCACCACTGGGATCAGGTCCACTGCCGAGATATGAAAGCAGCCTTTAACCCCAAGATCTTTGACGACCTGGCCTCGACACATCCTGGCCTGCACCTCGAGCAATGGCGCCAAGGTGCTCGCATCCCCGTCGAAGTCCTGGCCACCGTCATCGACAACCAGCCATCCTTCTTCGATGGGGTCGAGGGAATGCTCGTCGACGAACGCCTTGACCAGTGGAAGTCGTGGGCACGCTGGCACGCCATATCTTCCCTGGCCTCCTATCTCAGCTCAGCCTTCGTCGATGAGAACTTCGACTTTTACGGTCGTGTCCTCAACGGCACCCCTGCGCTCAAGGCTCGATGGAAGCGCGGCGTCTCCTTCGTTGAATCGGCCATGGGCGAGGCCGTCGGCAAACTTTATGTCGCCAGGCACTTCCCTCCAGCAGCCAAAGAGCGAATGGACAACCTCGTCGCCAACCTGCTGGCGGCATATCGTCAGTCCATCTCGACACTGACATGGATGAGCGAGTCGACCCGAGCTGAAGCCCTTGACAAGCTCTCGGCCTTCCGCCCGAAGATCGGCTACCCGGAACATTGGCGCGATTTCTCGGGACTCCGGCTACCTGACGGAAGCCTGGTCGACGCCGTTCTAGCCTGCAATTCATTCCAACTCGACCGCACCATTGAGAAACTCTCGGGCCCCATGGATCCCGACGAGTGGCTCATGTTCCCGCAGACGGTCAATGCCTACTACCACCCATTGCGCAACGAGATCGTCTTCCCAGCAGCCATCCTGCAGCCGCCATTCTTCGACGTCGAGGCCGACGACGCCGTCAACTACGGCAGGATCGGGGCCGTCATCGGTCACGAGATCGGTCACGGTTTCGACGACCAGGGCTCGACCTGCGACGGTGCAGGCAGACTGCGTGACTGGTGGACCGCTGAGGATCGCACCGCCTTCGAGGAACGCACCAAGGGTCTCATCAGCCAGTATGACGCCCTTGTGCCGCTGCAACTACAACCGGACGGCCCACACGTCAACGGATCACTGACAATAGGCGAGAACATCGGCGACCTCGGCGGAGCGGGAATCGCTTTCAAAGCCCTGCAGATTTCTTTTGCGGGAACTGAGCCCGAGCCGATCGACGAT
Protein-coding regions in this window:
- a CDS encoding M13 family metallopeptidase yields the protein MTASFQDRDPDVRPADDLFRHVNGSWLSTTTIPNDQASTGSFRVLRDNSEAAVHDILEELTSGDAHELRQAASASTDHEVNLMAELYRRFMDSAAVEAVGTIPLTPILARIDRVTTISEFMTLLGQHYRESLGALFYLAEESDPADPTRYVPWMGQAGLGLPDEAYYRDDDKAEVREAYVSHVTRMLTLAGLDNAADQAQAVMDLETEIASHHWDQVHCRDMKAAFNPKIFDDLASTHPGLHLEQWRQGARIPVEVLATVIDNQPSFFDGVEGMLVDERLDQWKSWARWHAISSLASYLSSAFVDENFDFYGRVLNGTPALKARWKRGVSFVESAMGEAVGKLYVARHFPPAAKERMDNLVANLLAAYRQSISTLTWMSESTRAEALDKLSAFRPKIGYPEHWRDFSGLRLPDGSLVDAVLACNSFQLDRTIEKLSGPMDPDEWLMFPQTVNAYYHPLRNEIVFPAAILQPPFFDVEADDAVNYGRIGAVIGHEIGHGFDDQGSTCDGAGRLRDWWTAEDRTAFEERTKGLISQYDALVPLQLQPDGPHVNGSLTIGENIGDLGGAGIAFKALQISFAGTEPEPIDDVPWQQRFFLSYARIWREKQRDEALRTQIATDPHSPTEFRCNQIVRNIDAFHEAFGVTEDDPMWLAPEKRVTIW